From Toxotes jaculatrix isolate fToxJac2 chromosome 1, fToxJac2.pri, whole genome shotgun sequence, a single genomic window includes:
- the ss18l2 gene encoding SS18-like protein 2 → MSIVFVPKKLRGKAKVNQETIQRLLDENDQLIRCITEYMQKGRAVECVQYQQILHRNIVYLATIADASPDNTPPSSTSTSNETSASTPAVNGHGQT, encoded by the exons ATGTCGATTGTCTTTGTGCCAAAGAAACTGCGAGGAAAGGCGAAAGTCAACCAAGAAACAATACAGAGG TTGCTGGATGAAAACGACCAGTTAATCAGATGCATCACTGAGTACATGCAGAAAGGTCGAGCGGTGGAGTGTGTGCA ATACCAGCAGATCCTGCACCGCAACATCGTATATCTTGCAACCATAGCTGATGCCAGCCCTGACAACACACCCCCCTCCTCAACT tctACATCCAATGAAACTTCAGCCTCCACACCAGCTGTGAATGGACATGGACAAACATGA